The sequence below is a genomic window from Thermodesulfobacteriota bacterium.
CGCTCGCCACCGAGACCGAGAGAACGCTCTTCTTCGACTTCCTGCCGCTTGCCCTCGGCGAGATAAAGGGCTTTAAAACCCGATTCCACCTCTATACCGTGCCGGGGCAGATATTTTATGACGCTTCCCGTAAGCTCATCCTGAAGGGGGTCGACGGGATAATCTTCGTTGCGGACTCCCAGGTCGAGCGTATGGACGCCAATATCGAGAGCTTCGATAACATGAAAGTCAACCTCCAGGAGCAGGGCTACGAGTTGGAGAATCTGCCCTTCGTTATACAGTACAACAAGCGCGACCTCCCCAAGTGCGTGCCCCTGGACGAGATGAAGAAGGTCTTGAAC
It includes:
- a CDS encoding GTPase domain-containing protein; the encoded protein is MSFINYSAREINCKIVYYGPGLCGKTTNLQHIYGKTRPETKGKMISLATETERTLFFDFLPLALGEIKGFKTRFHLYTVPGQIFYDASRKLILKGVDGIIFVADSQVERMDANIESFDNMKVNLQEQGYELENLPFVIQYNKRDLPKCVPLDEMKKVLN